In Mastomys coucha isolate ucsf_1 unplaced genomic scaffold, UCSF_Mcou_1 pScaffold5, whole genome shotgun sequence, one genomic interval encodes:
- the Rapgefl1 gene encoding rap guanine nucleotide exchange factor-like 1 isoform X1 — translation MKPLEKFLKKQTSQLAGRAVAGGPGGGPGCCGGPGGGGGPGGGGGPAGGLRPLQRRQSVSRLLLPAFLREPPTEPGLEPPVEEEGGEPLGVSEEPGSGGPCWLQLEEVPGPGPIGSGVPLRSPSSYSSDELSPGEPLASPPWAPLGAPERPEHLLNRVLERLAGGTTRDSSASDILLDDIVLTHSLFLPTEKFLQELHQYFVQSRNVEGPEGLGRKQACLALLLHFLDTYQGLLQEEEGAGHIIKELYLLIMKDESLYQDLREDTLRLHQLVETVELKIPEESQPPSKQVKPLFRHFRRIDSCLQTRVAFRGSDEIFCRVYMPDHSYVTIRSRLSASVQDILGSVTEKLQYSEEPAEREDALILVAVASSGEKVLLQPTEDCVFTTLGINSHLFACTRDSYEALVPLPEEIQVSPGDTEIHRVEPEDVANHLTAFHWELFRCVHELEFVDYVFHGERGRRETANLELLLQRCSEVTHWVATEVLLCEAPGKRVQLLKKFIKIAAICKQNQDLLSFYAVVMGLDNAAVSRLRLTWEKLPGKFKNLFRKFESLTDPCRNHKSYREVISKMKPPLIPFVPLILKDLTFLHEGSKTLVDGLVNIEKLHSVAEKVRTIRKYRSRPLCLDMEASPHHLQTKAYVRQFQVIDNQNHLFELSYKLEANSQ, via the exons ATGAAGCCACTGGAGAAATTTTTGAAGAAGCAGACGTCGCAGCTGGCCGGACGAGCGGTGGCTGGAGGTCCCGGCGGGGGTCCGGGTTGCTGCGGAGGGCCTGGAGGGGGTGGTGGCCCTGGTGGGGGCGGCGGTCCGGCCGGGGGACTGCGGCCACTGCAGCGGCGTCAGAGCGTGTCTCGCCTGCTGCTCCCAGCTTTCCTCCGAGAGCCCCCAACCGAGCCCGGGCTGGAGCCGCCCgttgaggaggaagggggagagccATTAGGGGTCTCTgaggagccgggcagtgggggGCCCTGTTGGCTGCAGCTAGAGGAGGTTCCCGGGCCTGGGCCGATAGGATCTGGGGTGCCCCTGCGCTCTCCCTCCTCGTACTCCTCAGATGAGCTATCCCCCGGCGAACCCCTGGCTTCACCACCCTGGGCCCCCCTGGGCGCCCCCGAGCGGCCAGAGCATCTTCTGAACCGGGTTCTGGAGCGCCTGGCTGGAGGGACCACCAGGGACAGCAGCGCCTCAG ATATTCTTCTTGATGACATTGTTctcacccactccctcttcctgccAACAGAAAAGTTTCTACAAGAGTTACACCAGTA CTTTGTTCAGTCAAGGAATGTGGAGGGTCCAGAGGGGCTGGGCCGGAAGCAAGCCTGCCTAGCTCTACTCCTTCATTTCTTGGATACCTACCAAGGACTACTGCAAGAGGAAGAAGGGGCCGGCCACATTATCAAG GAACTGTATCTACTAATTATGAAGGATGAGTCCCTTTACCAAGACCTCCGAGAGGACACACTGAGGCTGCACCAGCTGGTGGAGACAGTGGAGCTAAA GATTCCAGAAGAAAGCCAGCCACCCAGCAAGCAGGTTAAGCCGCTCTTCCGACACTTCCGCCGGATAGATTCCTGTCTGCAGACCCGAGTGGCCTTCAGGGGCTCTGATGAGA tCTTCTGCCGAGTCTACATGCCTGACCACTCTTACGTGACCATACGCAGTCGCCTCTCAGCCTCAGTGCAAGACATTCTGGGCTCTGTGACAGAGAAGCTGCAGTACTCGGAGGAGCCTGCGGAGCGTGAGGATGCCCTCATCCTCGTAGCTGTCGCTTCCTCCGGAG AGAAGGTCCTCCTCCAGCCAACGGAGGACTGTGTTTTCACCACGCTGGGCATCAACAGCCACCTATTTGCCTGTACCCGGGACAGCTATGAGGCCCTA GTACCCCTTCCTGAGGAGATCCAGGTCTCCCCAGGAGACACAGAGATCCACCGGGTGGAGCCTGAAGATGTGGCCAATCACCTGACTGCTTTCCACTGGGAGCTGTTCCGGTGTGTGCACGAG TTGGAGTTCGTGGACTACGTATTCCACGGGGAGCGTGGCCGCCGAGAGACAGCCAACCTGGAGTTGCTGCTGCAGCGTTGCAGTGAGGTCACTCACTGGGTGGCCACCGAGGTCCTGCTCTGTGAGGCCCCGGGCAAGCGTGTACAGCTGCTCAAGAAGTTCATCAAGATCGCAGCCAT cTGCAAGCAGAACCAGGACCTGCTGTCCTTCTACGCGGTGGTCATGGGGCTGGACAACGCGGCTGTCAGCCGCCTGCGGCTCACCTGGGAG AAGCTTCCAGGGAAATTCAAGAACCTGTTCCGTAAATTTGAGAGCTTGACG GACCCCTGCCGGAACCATAAAAGCTACAGAGAAGTCATCTCCAAAATGAAGCCCCCACTGATTCCGTTCGTGCCCCTGATCCTCAAAG ACCTGACCTTCCTACATGAGGGGAGCAAAACCCTCGTGGATGGCCTAGTGAACATTGAGAAGCTG CATTCAGTGGCCGAGAAAGTGAGGACAATCCGAAAATATCGGAGCCGGCCCCTCT GCCTAGACATGGAGGCCTCCCCGCATCACCTGCAGACCAAGGCCTATGTGCGCCAGTTCCAGGTCATCGACAACCAGAACCACCTCTTTGAGCTCTCCTACAAGTTGGAGGCGAATAGTCAGTGA
- the Rapgefl1 gene encoding rap guanine nucleotide exchange factor-like 1 isoform X2, whose amino-acid sequence MTLFSPTPSSCQQKSFYKSYTSSVSFVQSRNVEGPEGLGRKQACLALLLHFLDTYQGLLQEEEGAGHIIKELYLLIMKDESLYQDLREDTLRLHQLVETVELKIPEESQPPSKQVKPLFRHFRRIDSCLQTRVAFRGSDEIFCRVYMPDHSYVTIRSRLSASVQDILGSVTEKLQYSEEPAEREDALILVAVASSGEKVLLQPTEDCVFTTLGINSHLFACTRDSYEALVPLPEEIQVSPGDTEIHRVEPEDVANHLTAFHWELFRCVHELEFVDYVFHGERGRRETANLELLLQRCSEVTHWVATEVLLCEAPGKRVQLLKKFIKIAAICKQNQDLLSFYAVVMGLDNAAVSRLRLTWEKLPGKFKNLFRKFESLTDPCRNHKSYREVISKMKPPLIPFVPLILKDLTFLHEGSKTLVDGLVNIEKLHSVAEKVRTIRKYRSRPLCLDMEASPHHLQTKAYVRQFQVIDNQNHLFELSYKLEANSQ is encoded by the exons ATGACATTGTTctcacccactccctcttcctgccAACAGAAAAGTTTCTACAAGAGTTACACCAGTA GCGTCAGCTTTGTTCAGTCAAGGAATGTGGAGGGTCCAGAGGGGCTGGGCCGGAAGCAAGCCTGCCTAGCTCTACTCCTTCATTTCTTGGATACCTACCAAGGACTACTGCAAGAGGAAGAAGGGGCCGGCCACATTATCAAG GAACTGTATCTACTAATTATGAAGGATGAGTCCCTTTACCAAGACCTCCGAGAGGACACACTGAGGCTGCACCAGCTGGTGGAGACAGTGGAGCTAAA GATTCCAGAAGAAAGCCAGCCACCCAGCAAGCAGGTTAAGCCGCTCTTCCGACACTTCCGCCGGATAGATTCCTGTCTGCAGACCCGAGTGGCCTTCAGGGGCTCTGATGAGA tCTTCTGCCGAGTCTACATGCCTGACCACTCTTACGTGACCATACGCAGTCGCCTCTCAGCCTCAGTGCAAGACATTCTGGGCTCTGTGACAGAGAAGCTGCAGTACTCGGAGGAGCCTGCGGAGCGTGAGGATGCCCTCATCCTCGTAGCTGTCGCTTCCTCCGGAG AGAAGGTCCTCCTCCAGCCAACGGAGGACTGTGTTTTCACCACGCTGGGCATCAACAGCCACCTATTTGCCTGTACCCGGGACAGCTATGAGGCCCTA GTACCCCTTCCTGAGGAGATCCAGGTCTCCCCAGGAGACACAGAGATCCACCGGGTGGAGCCTGAAGATGTGGCCAATCACCTGACTGCTTTCCACTGGGAGCTGTTCCGGTGTGTGCACGAG TTGGAGTTCGTGGACTACGTATTCCACGGGGAGCGTGGCCGCCGAGAGACAGCCAACCTGGAGTTGCTGCTGCAGCGTTGCAGTGAGGTCACTCACTGGGTGGCCACCGAGGTCCTGCTCTGTGAGGCCCCGGGCAAGCGTGTACAGCTGCTCAAGAAGTTCATCAAGATCGCAGCCAT cTGCAAGCAGAACCAGGACCTGCTGTCCTTCTACGCGGTGGTCATGGGGCTGGACAACGCGGCTGTCAGCCGCCTGCGGCTCACCTGGGAG AAGCTTCCAGGGAAATTCAAGAACCTGTTCCGTAAATTTGAGAGCTTGACG GACCCCTGCCGGAACCATAAAAGCTACAGAGAAGTCATCTCCAAAATGAAGCCCCCACTGATTCCGTTCGTGCCCCTGATCCTCAAAG ACCTGACCTTCCTACATGAGGGGAGCAAAACCCTCGTGGATGGCCTAGTGAACATTGAGAAGCTG CATTCAGTGGCCGAGAAAGTGAGGACAATCCGAAAATATCGGAGCCGGCCCCTCT GCCTAGACATGGAGGCCTCCCCGCATCACCTGCAGACCAAGGCCTATGTGCGCCAGTTCCAGGTCATCGACAACCAGAACCACCTCTTTGAGCTCTCCTACAAGTTGGAGGCGAATAGTCAGTGA